Proteins co-encoded in one Synergistaceae bacterium genomic window:
- a CDS encoding nucleoside deaminase, whose product MPQTRRSDERFMRLALEEAREAAARGDVPVGALVVSEGRVLARAGNRKSDDPTAHAEILAIREAAACLGGWNLSGCTLFVTVEPCPMCAGAIVLARIARLVFGCPDPRAGACGTLFDIVRDGRLNHRCRVESGVLEEECAEAMVAYFRERRAKTC is encoded by the coding sequence GAACGCTTCATGCGCCTCGCGCTGGAAGAGGCGCGAGAGGCCGCGGCGCGGGGAGACGTGCCGGTTGGAGCGTTGGTCGTGTCCGAGGGCCGGGTGCTCGCCAGGGCGGGCAACAGGAAGAGCGACGACCCGACCGCTCACGCCGAGATCCTTGCCATACGGGAGGCGGCGGCCTGCCTGGGCGGGTGGAACCTCTCGGGCTGCACCCTTTTCGTCACGGTTGAGCCCTGTCCTATGTGTGCCGGTGCGATAGTGCTGGCGAGGATCGCTCGACTGGTGTTCGGCTGTCCCGACCCGAGGGCCGGGGCGTGCGGCACCCTGTTCGACATAGTCCGCGACGGCCGCCTCAATCACAGGTGTAGGGTCGAGTCCGGAGTCCTGGAGGAGGAGTGTGCGGAGGCCATGGTCGCCTATTTCAGGGAGCGGCGGGCCAAGACATGCTAA